A single window of Montipora capricornis isolate CH-2021 chromosome 14, ASM3666992v2, whole genome shotgun sequence DNA harbors:
- the LOC138033021 gene encoding melanocyte-stimulating hormone receptor-like → MAEQFCLDELNIIKDVFELQRRMLSSLSVLHFVFSPVAIFGNVLVIRALWNAASLPTNMKKLFLSLALSDLAVGLFAQLMYAVLLTLTVDGGFHMHLLCPSALTACYFLFFFFASTSLLNLTAIAVDRLLAVSLHLRYAEMVTSKRVIIALVATWLTGCISASVFIGLYNSTYIGVPEVIFSIGFVLTTVAYFHIYKVARYHRNLIQNQFEQQNMPAINLLREKKSAWNSIYFYVLFLACYLPFFCSEILPAVGIPQKYYAPVQQVCLFLVALNSALNPVLYCWRYREIRGIMKITLKRILRIDRT, encoded by the coding sequence ATGGCCGAACAGTTTTGTCTGGACGAGTTGAACATAATAAAAGACGTTTTTGAACTTCAAAGAAGGATGTTATCTTCATTAAGTGTTCTTCACTTTGTGTTTTCACCTGTTGCAATATTTGGAAACGTCCTGGTTATTCGCGCTCTGTGGAACGCCGCATCTCTGCCCACTAATATGAAGAAGTTGTTTTTAAGTCTTGCTCTCTCCGATCTCGCCGTTGGATTGTTCGCCCAGTTAATGTACGCAGTGTTGTTGACGTTGACAGTGGATGGAGGTTTCCACATGCACCTGTTATGTCCATCCGCCTTAACGGCAtgttattttttgttcttttttttcgcGTCCACCTCTCTACTGAATTTAACCGCCATTGCCGTTGACAGGCTCCTCGCTGTTTCACTTCATCTAAGATATGCAGAAATGGTAACTTCAAAACGAGTTATTATAGCCTTAGTAGCAACATGGCTGACAGGTTGCATCTCTGCCTCTGTTTTTATCGGGCTTTACAACTCCACCTATATCGGGGTACCCGAAGTTATATTTTCCATTGGTTTTGTGTTGACAACAGTTGCATACTTTCATATCTACAAAGTGGCAAGATATCATCGGAATCTCATTCAAAATCAATTTGAACAGCAAAACATGCCAGCGATTAATCTACTTCGTGAGAAAAAGTCCGCTTGGAACAGCATCTACTTTTATGTCCTTTTTCTCGCTTGTTATCTCCCTTTCTTTTGCTCGGAAATATTGCCAGCCGTTGGCATCCCGCAAAAATATTATGCTCCCGTTCAACAAGTCTGTCTGTTCCTCGTTGCCTTGAACTCGGCATTAAATCCTGTTCTTTACTGTTGGCGATATCGAGAAATTCGTGGGATTATGAAAATCACACTGAAAAGAATATTGCGTATTGACAGGACTTGA
- the LOC138033329 gene encoding uncharacterized protein: protein MLAKSWAGPDSRKEGSEYQSSGASKAVRGYPRPWLSGSKSTEKSIGDKDNMRTRAKTDQHDDQQTFTCEKKKTKKTKNKVRTVRSRKQNARQAAEKHWRQVQALPLNKRPTREDEHGFNKADELQDEGTKLLESACNIVEHDCDIIAVTETWLPCEDLLAKQIIGDVCPEGYKMIIYLVALVIVGVTSSPHLGCPKGQSYAQQCMVPPCDIARSHGVTFHAYADDCQLYITFSRENVSMTKYKMETLLAEIKQWISTNMLKLNDSKTEIMAVGGPRRNLIELQSLTVGNEEVDVTKVITGKLSVKKSEVGGIYSASEADDDFESASQVGSRTGLNRPPVWPSGFDSESDSSPRKGSHMWQSPSRTPVKGKHMFRGGSFSDDHRDSSRPPTASSSRSDLVYSESQQNAWKFDGYSSENDTEANYDGVASPEFGGSRPWQRTQLESGSETDWDPRPGRPTQGFNRYYSGEESDSA from the exons ATGTTAGCAAAGTCTTGGGCTGGTCCTGACTCCCGAAAAGAAGGATCTGAGTACCAGTCCAGCGGTGCTTCTAAAGCCGTCAGAGGTTATCCTCGACCTTGGCTAAGTGGAAGCAAGTCAACTGAGAAGAGTATTGGAGACAAGGATAACATGAGAACACGAGCAAAAACGG ATCAGCATGATGATCAGCAGACGTTtacttgtgaaaaaaaaaaaacaaaaaaaacaaaaaacaag GTCCGCACGGTTAGATCACGCAAACAAAATGCTCGACAAGCTGCGGAGAAACATTGGCGACAAGTTCAAGCATTGCCGTTGAACAAGAGACCAACCAGAGAAGATGAACATGGGTTTAATAAAGCTGATGAGCTTCAGGATGAAGGCACAAAATTGCTGG AATCAGCTTGTAACATAGTGGAGCATGACTGTGACATTATAGCGGTTACGGAGACGTGGCTTCCTTGTGAAGATTTATTAGCTAAGCAAATCATTGGTGATGTCTGTCCCGAAGGATACAAAATGATCATATACCTCGTAGCACTGGTCATCGTGGGGGTG ACTTCTTCGCCGCACCTGGGGTGCCCCAAGGGTCAGTCTTATGCCCAACAATGTATGGTCCCACCTTGTGATATCGCTCGTAGTCATGGTGTCACGTTCCATGCTTATGCAGATGACTGCCAACTTTACATCACGTTTTCGAGGGAAAATGTTTCTATGACGAAGTACAAGATGGAAACTCTTCTTGCTGAGATCAAACAATGGATTTCAACCAACATGTTGAAGTTAAACGAcagtaaaactgaaataatggCAGTAGGTGGACCTCGACGTAATTTGATAGAACTACAATCACTCACTGTTGGTAACGAGGAAGTTGATGTCACCAA AGTTATCACTGGGAAACTAAGCGTTAAAAAATCCGAAG TTGGAGGAATTTACTCAGCAAGTGAAG ctGATGATGACTTTGAAAGTGCGTCTCAAGTAGGGAGTAGG ACCGGATTAAATAGACCTCCCGTGTGGCCGTCAGGATTTGATTCAGAAA GTGATTCAAGTCCACGAAAAGGCTCACACATGTGGCAAAGTCCAAGTAGAACGCCAGTGAAAGGCAAACACATGTTCAG GGGTGGCTCTTTTTCTGATGATCATCGCGATAGTTCCAGACCCCCAACTGCGTCCTCCAGCCGTAGTGACTTGGTGTACTCAGAAAGCCAACAGAATGCTTGGAAGTTCGACGGATATTCTTCCGAAAATGAT ACGGAAGCCAATTATGACGGAGTTGCGTCACCTGAGTTTGGCGGGAGTCGGCCATGGCAACGGACCCAACTTGAAAGCGGAAGCGAGACGGACTGGGACCCAAGACCAG GAAGACCAACACAAGGATTTAATCGATATTACAGCGGCGAAGAATCTGACTCAGCCTAG